The DNA region GAACTGCGGCTGGGCCGCATCACGCCCAAACCACCGATCGCGGAGCTGCTCGGCGACCGGGTCCGGTTCGCCGACGGCAGCATCGAAGCCGTCGACGTGATCGTCTGCGCCACCGGCTACCGGATCACCTTTCCGTTCTTCGACCAGGCCTACGTCTCGGCCCCCGACAACCAGATCGCGCTCTACCACCGCGTGGTCGACCCGGACCGGCCCGGATTGTTCTTCGTCGGGCTGTGCCAACCGCTGGGGGCCATCCAGCCGTTGGCCGAGTTGCAGGGCAAATGGATCGGAGAGCTGCTTGCCGGCCGCTGCGCGCTGCCCACCGCCGAGCTCATGCGCCGCGCCATCGACGCCGATCAGCGTTGGCTGCGCAAGCGATTCATCGACTCCACCCGCCACACCGTCCAGGTCGACCACAACCACTACCTGAAGACGCTGCGCCGCGAGATCCGCGCGGGGCGACGACGGGCGCGCCGCCTCGGACCGAACCCCGTGGGCCCGCACACCGGGTCGCCCCGATTGGTATCCTCGGCAACCGGTTTGACCGATACTGACCTGCCGCAACGTCCGGCCCAGTAACATCTCAGCGGTGGTCAGTGTGGGCACCGCCGATGACGCGATCGTCGCGTGCGCCCATGATCTCGCCGCCCGGGCCGATGAGGTCGCGGTGCAACTCAGCGAGCAGTTGGCGGGGTCGGTACCCGAATTCTTCGACGACGACGATCTGGTGCGTGAAGTCGAGGCCAGCGCGTACGGGAATGTGGCGGCGATGCTCTCGGTGTTCCGGGCCGAGACGGTGGCCGAGCAGGTACCGATCCGGCCGGAAGTGACCGCGTTCGCCTCGACCGTCGCGCGGCGGCAATTGCCGCTCGAATCGCTGATCCAGTCCTACCGCGTGGGGCAGACGCTGTTCTCCCGGCTCTGGATGGATGTGCTCGCCGAGCGACTCACCGAACAGCACGTGTTCATCGAGGCGTTGCACCAGAGCTTCGACGAGCTGAACATCTACCTCGATCGTGTTGTCGCCCAGTTGGTCTCCGATTACGAGCGCGAGCGCGACCGATGGGTGCTGGGGGCGGCGGCGCGTCGCACCGCCGTGGTGGAGCGGCTGCTCCGCGGTGATCGCATCCCCGTTGAGCACGCCGGCCGCCAGCTCGATCACGACCTGCGGGCCCCCCAGACCGCTCTGGTGGCCTGGATGCCCTCGCACGGCGAGGTGGACTTGCAGCTCGGCGCGCTGGCACGCACCCTGACCGCCCTGGCCGCCGCGGCGGGGGTGCCGCAAATGCTGATGCTGCCCGCCGGCACCTGCGCGATGTGGGCCTGGATCGCCGGCGAGCCCGATCCCGACCGACTCGCCGAATGCGCCGAGCAGCTCCCGAAGTCAGAGGTCTTGATCGCGGTCGGCCAGACCACCGCGGGCGCGGACGCGTTCCGGGTCAGTCACGAACAGGCGCAGCGGGCGCGCCGGGTCGCCGCCCGGATGCCGTCACCGCGGCGGCTGACCCTGCACGCCGACGTCGCCACGGTCGCGCTGCTCGCCGGTGAGGAGGAGGAATCCCGCCGTTTCGTGGCCCGGACCCTCGGCGAGCTCGCGGTCCGCACCACCGCGGCCGAGCAGTTGCGGGAGACATTGTGGGTCTTCCTGCAGGAGGGCGGCAACACCCGGCGGGCCAGCGAACGGCTGTTCATGCACCGCAACACCGTGCTTTACCGGCTACAGCGCATCGAGGCGCTGCTCGGCCATCCACTGCAGCGCCGGCGACTGGACCTCGAGGTGGCGTTACTGCTGACCAAGACGTTCGGCGAGGACATGCTGCCCGTCGATGCGCACTACACCTGACGACTGCTGCTCGCCCAATATGGCTGGCGCAGTTCGCGTTTGAGCACCTTGCCGGCCGCCGAGACAGGCAGCTGCGCCACGAAGTCGACGCTGGTCGGCGCCTTGTAGCCGGCGATGAACTGCTTGGCGTGCCGGCGGACCTCCGCCTCGGACGTGTGGGCACCAGGTCGCAGCACCACGACGGCGTGTACCCGTTCGCCCCACCGCGCGTCGGGAATGCCGATGACCGCACACTGGGCCACCGCTGGATTGCGGGCCACCGCGCTCTCCACCTCGACCGAGTACACGTTCTCACCGCCGGTCACGATCATGTCCTTCATCCGGTCCACGACGAACACATAGCCGGCCTCATCCATGTATCCGCCGTCGCCGGTGTGCATCCACCCGTCGCGCAGCGCAGCGGCGGTTTCCGCGGGTTTGTTCCAGTAACCGAGCATGACGTTGGCGCCGCGCACCACGATCTCACCGACGGTGCCCCGCGGCGCCTCGATGCCGGTCTCGTCGACGACACGCACCTCGCAGTTGGGTGCGGCGCGGCCGGCCGAACCCAGCAGTCGGGGCTCGGCGTGGTCCTCGGGACCGAGCAGCGTTGCGATGGGCGCCAATTCGGTCATCCCGTAGGCCTGGGTGAACGATGCCTGCGGCAGTGCGGCGGCGGCACGTTCGAGCATCGCCGCCGGAATCGGTGCGGCGCCGTAGAGGACCGCGCGCACGCTGGACAGGTCGTGCGCGGACAGGTCGGGGTGGTCGATGATCGCCTGGATCATCGTCGGCACCAGGGCGACGTCGGTGACGCGCTGGGATTCGACGGCCGCGAACACCGCGCTCGGATCGAAGCGCGGCACAATCACGTGCGTGCCGCCGAGCAGCGTGGCGGCGCCCCAGGCCGCCAGGTCCGCCAGATGAAACATCGGCGCGGCATGCAGATAGCGGGTCTGGTGGCCCGCTCGGAACAAGTGGCCGGAGGCGATGGCGCCGAGCCACGACGTCACCATCGCGGCGTGCGAGAGCATCACGCCCTTGGGGTCGCCGGTGGTCCCGCCCGTGTAGAAGATGCCGGCCAGTTCGGCGCCGCCGCGCCTGGCATCCGGCACGCCGCGCGCGCCCGCGAGCAGGTCCTCGTAGTCCACCGTCGCCTCGGGGGCCGTACCGTCTCCGCAATACACCACCGCCGTCAGGTCCGGACAGCCGCCCCGGATCGCCGCCAGCATGCCGGCATGCGCCTCGTCGACCAGCAGTACCTTGGCGTCGGAATCCCGTAGCGCATAACCGATCTCGGCCTCGCTCCAACGGGTGTTCAGCGGGGTCAGCACCGCGTCGGCCCACGGCACCGCCAGCAAGTATTCGTGGTAGCGGTCCGAGTTCAGCGCCAGAATCGCCACCCGGTCGCCGGTCCGTACGCCCAAATCGGTTAAGCCACCGGCCAAGCGGGCGACACGGTCGGCGACCTCCCGGAAGGTCCGGACCCGCCGGCCACAGATCGTCATGTCCATCTCGGGTGTCTGTTGAACACCTCGATGCAATCCCTGGGTCAAATACATTGCTGCGCCTCTAACCAGGCTCGGGGGTCCAGCAGCGGACCCTGCGAAAAACTTGTCGGCTGAGGGTAAGCAGGCCCGACGCGTCGATCCGGGCGATGTTGCAGGATGTGGACGGCCCGTCGATAGTTTGTTCGCGTGCACAATCCCCCGGCCGAATCGACGTGCCGGCGAACTCCGCACGCTCCTTCTGACCCAATTGATCGTTCCGGCGAGATTAGGGTGGGGAGATGAGAGTCGGCGTCCCGATGGAGACCAAGAACAACGAGTTCCGGGTGGCGATCACCCCGGCTGGGGTGCTGGAGTTGGCCCGGCGCGGTCATGAGGTGTCCATCCAGGCGGGCGCAGGCGCGGGCTCGGCCATCTCTGATCTGGACTATTTGGCCGTCGGCGGCAAGATCGTCGATTCCGCCGAACGGGTGTGGACCGAGGCCGACCTGATCCTCAAGGTCAAGGAACCCGTCGAGGCCGAGTACCGGCACCTGTGCCGGGATCAGACCCTGTTCACCTACCTGCATCTGGCCGCGTCCAAGCCGTGCACCCAGGCGTTGCTGGCCGCCGGCACCACCGCGATCGCCTACGAGACGGTTCAGTTGCCGGACGGTTCGCTGCCGCTGCTGGCACCCATGAGCGAGGTCGCCGGGCGGCTGTCGGCGCAGGTCGGCGCCTATCACCTGATGCGTTCGCACGACGGCCGCGGGGTGCTGATGGGTGGCGTACCGGGCGTCGCGCCGGCCGAGGTGGTCGTGATCGGCGGCGGCACTGCCGGTTACAACAGCGCCCGGATCGCCGCCGGCATGGGCGCCGACGTCACGATCTTCGACATCAACCTCGAGCGGTTGCGGGACATCGATGCCGAATTCGGCGGGCGGATCCGCACCCGCTACTCGTGGACCTCCGATTTGGCGGCCGCGGTCAAGGAAGCCGACCTGGTGATCGGCGCGGTGTTGACCCCGGGCGCGCATGCGCCGATGCTGGTATCCAATTCCCTTGTCGCCCAGATGCGGTCAGGCTCGGTACTGGTCGACATCTCGATCGACCAGGGCGGCTGCTTCGAGGACTCCCGGCCCACCACCCACGACGATCCGACGTTCATGGTGCACGAGAGTGTTTTCTACTGTGTGTCCAACATGCCCGGCTCGGTACCGCGCTCCTCGACCTTCGCCCTCACCAACGCGACCATGCCCTACGTACTCGAGCTGGCCGACCGGGGCTGGCGGGCGGCCTGTCAGGCCGATCCCGCGCTGGCCAGGGGGCTCTCCACCCATGCCGGCGCGCTGCTGTCCGAGCGGGTCGCCGCCGACCTGAAGCTACCGTTCACCGACCCGGCCGACCTGCTGGCGTGATCGCCGCTCAGTCCAACAGGTCACCGTCGACATAGCACCACCGGCCGGCGCGCCTGGCGAACCGCGACCGCTCGTGCAACACACCTGCTCGGTGGTGGGCGATGAACTCGACCTCGCCGCGGGCATCGCCGGGTTGTCCGGCCCCGGTGGCGAGGATCTGCAGGCCGGTCCAGTGCGGCTGATCATCAGCGGTGAGCTCACCGGGCCGGGTGCGCGGATGCCAGGTCCGCCAGACGAAATCCAGATCGCCGGTGGCATACGCGCTGTAGCGGGCCCGCATCAGGTCCTCGGCGGTGCCGGCCTGCCGCTCCCCCACATGCAGCGGTAGGCAGCAGGAACCGAACGCATCGTCGCGGCCGCAGGGGCAGGGGTCGGTGGCACGCACGGCCCCAGTCTGCCCGGCGCCCGCCACCGGCCGGGGATCGACTCCCTACGGCGTGAGGCCGGCGATCACGTCGGCGGCCGGGCGGGCGGCGGCCGCGGCGAAGTTGGTCCCCGCCCACAGATTGGTGCCGGCCGGATCGCCGGCCGCGACGGCCGCGCGCCGGATCGGCGAGGTCATGTAGTGCACCTCGGGATATCCGGCGGGCGCGAGATCGTCGAACCGGCGCATGAAGTCGTTGCGCAGGCCGCGGGCGAAGCGGCCCGAGAACGCCCGGGTGATCGCGGTTTCGGTGAAGTCCCCGGAGATCAGCGCCGTGCGGTGGACGGGGTTGGTACCGGCCTCGTCGGCGAGCAGCAGTGCGGTGCCCACCTGCGCCGCGGCCGCTCCGGCAGCCAACACCGAGGCCACGCCCCCGGCGCCGCCCAGACCGCCGGCCGCGATGATCGGCACGTCGACCACACCGCGGACCGCCGCCAACAACGCGGAAAGGGACTGCTCGGGAGGCCGCCCGGTGGGGTTCCAGTTGGCACGGTGCCCGCCGGCTTCCGGTCCCTGCACCACCACCGCGTCGACACCCTGTGCGACGGCCGCAGCCGCCTCGTCGGCGCTGGTGACGGTCATCATCGTGGACATGCCCAGGCCGCGAAGCCGTTGCAGCACAGCCTGTTGCGGCAGGGCGAAGGTGAAAGACACCACCTCCGGGCGCAGGTCGGCGATCACCTCGAGCTTCTCCGACCAGCCGTCGTCGTCAAAGCGGGGCGGGCCGACCTCGACGCCGAACCGCTCGGCCAGCGCGGTCAGTTCCCCGCGGTACCGGAGCAGTTTCTCGGGCGCGGCCACACTGGCTTGCGGCACAAAGAGATTGACGCCGAGGGCTTGGGTGCTGGCTGAGCGTGCCGCGTGGAGATCTGTCGCCAACCGCTGTGCCGGTAGGTATCCCGCCGCGAGGAATCCCAGCCCGCCGGCGTTGGATACCGCGGCGGCCAGTGCCGGCGTGGTGGGGCCCCCGGCCATCGGGGCGCCCACCAGGGGCACCTCGAGGTCGGCCAGGGTGAAGGTCATCGGGTCCCTGCCCTCGCCCTGAGTCGGTGCGGCAGAGCACGGGTGGAGGAACACGGCCCGAGCACCGCGGCGCCGAACGGTTTGGTCAGCAGTTGGCGCGCCACGGCGTTGACCTCATCGAGGCGCACGGCGTCGATCTGCGCCAGCGTCTCATCGAGGCTGCGATGCTTGCCGTAGTTGATCTCGCTGCGGCCGATCCGGTGCATCCGCGAGGCCGAGTCCTCCAACCCGAGCACCAGTCCGCCGCGCAGCGAACCCTTGGCGATCCGGCATTCCTCTTCGGTGATGCCGTCGGTGGCGATGTCTTCGAGGACGTCGAGGGCCACGGTGACCACCTCGTCGAACCGCTCGGGCAGGCAGCCCGCATACATCGACAAGGTGCCGGTGTCGGCGAAGGTGTCCACCATCGAGTAGACCGAGTACGCGAGCCCGCGTGACTCCCGAATCTGTTGGAACAGACGCGAACTCAGTCCGCCGCCCAGTGCATTGTTGAGCACCGCCAGCGCCCAGCGATGCTTCCAGTTGCGGCCCGGCGCACGCACTCCGAGCATCAGATGGGTCTGCTCGGCGTCCCGGCTCACCAATTCCAGCGCCGGTAGCCCGCTCACCCGGCCGCTGCCGACCCGAGGGGCGGCAGCGTTGCGGCCCTCGACGATGCGCGCACCGAAATGCTCGCGCACCAGGGCCACCACCTCGTCGTGATCGACATTGCCGGCCACCGCGACCACCATCCGATCGGGGGTGTAGCGCCGCAGGTGGAACGAATGCAACTGGTTGCGTGTCATCGCCTCGACGGACTCCACGCTGCCGATCACCGGCCGGCCCACGGGGTGGGTGCCGAACATCGCCGAGGAGAACACGTCGCCGAGGGTGTCTTCCGGATCGTCATCGCGCATCGCGATTTCCTCGAGCACGACGTCACGTTCGACCTCGACATCCTCGGCCGCGCATCGCCCGTTGAGGACGACGTCGGCCACCAGGTCGACGGCCAACGCCAGATCGCAGTCGAGCACATGCGCGTAATAGCACGTGTGTTCCTTGGCGGTGAACGCATTCAGTTCCCCGCCAACCGCATCCATGGCCTGGGCCATGCCGACCGCGGTGCGGGTGGGGGTCGCCTTGAACAGCAGGTGTTCGAGGAAATGTGCGGCACCGGCCACGGTGGGACCCTCGTCGCGGGAACCGATGCCGACCCACACCCCGACTGAGGCCGAGCGTACCGACGGCACGAACTCGGTGACGACCCGCAGGCCGCCCGGTAGAGCGGTGCGGCGCACGGCCAACTGGTCGTGCGCCGCTCCGTCGGCTCTAGGCGTCGGCGGTCGCAACATCCGTAGACGCCGGAGTGTCCTCCGGTGCCTCCGCTGCCGCGGCGTCGTCGTCAGCGACCAAGATCAACGAGATCTTGCCGCGGTTGTCGATGTCGGCGATCTCGACGCGCAGCTTGTCGGCCACCTTCACGACATCCTCGACCTTGTTGATGCGCTTGCCGCGCCCCAACTTCGAGATGTGCACCAGGCCGTCGCGGCCCGGCAGCAGCGACACGAACGCGCCGAAGTCGGTGGTCTTGACGACCGTGCCGAGGAACCGCTCGCCGACCTTGGGCAGCTGCGGGTTCGCGATCGCGTTGATCTTGTCGATCGCGGCCTGCGCGGCCTCACCGTTGGAGGCGCCGACGAATACCGTGCCGTCGTCCTCGATGGAGATCGACGCGCCGGTCTCCTCGGTGATCGAGTTGATCATCTTGCCCTTGGGCCCGATCACCTCGCCGATCTTGTCCACCGGCACCTTGATGGTGGTGATCCGCGGCGCGAACGGGCTCATCTCGTCGGGCTCGTCGATGGCCTCGGCCATGACCTCGAGGATGGTCAGCCGCGCGTCCTTGGCCTGGGCCAACGCGCCCGCGAGGACCTGCGACGGGATGCCGTCGAGCTTGGTGTCCAGCTGCAGCGCCGTGACGAACTCCTTGGTGCCTGCGCACTTGAAGTCCATGTCGCCGAAGGCATCCTCGGCGCCGAGGATGTCGGTCAGCGTGACGAAGCGTCTTTCGACGCCACCACCCTCAATTTCCACGTCATCGGACACCAGGCCCATGGCGATGCCGGCCACCGGCGCCTTCAGCGGCACACCGGCATTGAGCAGCGACAGCGTGGAGGCACAGACCGAACCCATGGAGGTGGACCCGTTGGAGCTCAGCGCCTCCGAGACCTGCCGGATGGCGTACGGGAACTCCTCGACGCTCGGCAGCACCGGCATCAACGCGCGCTCGGCGAGTGCGCCGTGGCCGATCTCGCGGCGCTTGGGCGAGCCGACGCGGCCGGTCTCACCGGTCGAGTACGGCGGGAAGTTGTAGTGGTGCATGTAGCGCTTGGAGGTTTCCGGTCCCAGCGAGTCGATCTGCTGGGCCATCTTGACCATGTCGAGGGTGGTGACACCCATGATCTGGGTCTCGCCGCGCTCGAACAGGGCACTGCCGTGCGCCCGCGGGATGAT from Mycolicibacterium sp. MU0053 includes:
- a CDS encoding YchJ family protein: MRATDPCPCGRDDAFGSCCLPLHVGERQAGTAEDLMRARYSAYATGDLDFVWRTWHPRTRPGELTADDQPHWTGLQILATGAGQPGDARGEVEFIAHHRAGVLHERSRFARRAGRWCYVDGDLLD
- the ald gene encoding alanine dehydrogenase; the protein is MRVGVPMETKNNEFRVAITPAGVLELARRGHEVSIQAGAGAGSAISDLDYLAVGGKIVDSAERVWTEADLILKVKEPVEAEYRHLCRDQTLFTYLHLAASKPCTQALLAAGTTAIAYETVQLPDGSLPLLAPMSEVAGRLSAQVGAYHLMRSHDGRGVLMGGVPGVAPAEVVVIGGGTAGYNSARIAAGMGADVTIFDINLERLRDIDAEFGGRIRTRYSWTSDLAAAVKEADLVIGAVLTPGAHAPMLVSNSLVAQMRSGSVLVDISIDQGGCFEDSRPTTHDDPTFMVHESVFYCVSNMPGSVPRSSTFALTNATMPYVLELADRGWRAACQADPALARGLSTHAGALLSERVAADLKLPFTDPADLLA
- a CDS encoding PucR family transcriptional regulator, which codes for MVSVGTADDAIVACAHDLAARADEVAVQLSEQLAGSVPEFFDDDDLVREVEASAYGNVAAMLSVFRAETVAEQVPIRPEVTAFASTVARRQLPLESLIQSYRVGQTLFSRLWMDVLAERLTEQHVFIEALHQSFDELNIYLDRVVAQLVSDYERERDRWVLGAAARRTAVVERLLRGDRIPVEHAGRQLDHDLRAPQTALVAWMPSHGEVDLQLGALARTLTALAAAAGVPQMLMLPAGTCAMWAWIAGEPDPDRLAECAEQLPKSEVLIAVGQTTAGADAFRVSHEQAQRARRVAARMPSPRRLTLHADVATVALLAGEEEESRRFVARTLGELAVRTTAAEQLRETLWVFLQEGGNTRRASERLFMHRNTVLYRLQRIEALLGHPLQRRRLDLEVALLLTKTFGEDMLPVDAHYT
- a CDS encoding polyribonucleotide nucleotidyltransferase, whose amino-acid sequence is MSVAEIDEGVFESTAVIDNGSFGTRTIRFETGRLAQQAAGAVVAYLDDETMLLSATTASKTPKDHFDFFPLTIDVEERMYAAGRIPGSFFRREGRPSTDAILTCRLIDRPLRPTFVSGLRNEIQVVVTILSLDPKDLYDVLAINAASASTQISGLPFAGPVGGVRVALIDGQWVAFPTVEQLERAVFDMVVAGRKTADDVAIMMVEAEATDNVIDLIAGGASAPTEAVVAEGLEAAKPFIAALCQAQQELHDAAGKETADYPLFPEYGEDVYYSVASVATDELSAALAIAGKNERNDRTDEIKVEVLERLAETYTGREKEIGAAFRALTKKLVRQRILTDHFRIDGRGVTDIRALSAEVAIIPRAHGSALFERGETQIMGVTTLDMVKMAQQIDSLGPETSKRYMHHYNFPPYSTGETGRVGSPKRREIGHGALAERALMPVLPSVEEFPYAIRQVSEALSSNGSTSMGSVCASTLSLLNAGVPLKAPVAGIAMGLVSDDVEIEGGGVERRFVTLTDILGAEDAFGDMDFKCAGTKEFVTALQLDTKLDGIPSQVLAGALAQAKDARLTILEVMAEAIDEPDEMSPFAPRITTIKVPVDKIGEVIGPKGKMINSITEETGASISIEDDGTVFVGASNGEAAQAAIDKINAIANPQLPKVGERFLGTVVKTTDFGAFVSLLPGRDGLVHISKLGRGKRINKVEDVVKVADKLRVEIADIDNRGKISLILVADDDAAAAEAPEDTPASTDVATADA
- a CDS encoding long-chain-fatty-acid--CoA ligase, giving the protein MYLTQGLHRGVQQTPEMDMTICGRRVRTFREVADRVARLAGGLTDLGVRTGDRVAILALNSDRYHEYLLAVPWADAVLTPLNTRWSEAEIGYALRDSDAKVLLVDEAHAGMLAAIRGGCPDLTAVVYCGDGTAPEATVDYEDLLAGARGVPDARRGGAELAGIFYTGGTTGDPKGVMLSHAAMVTSWLGAIASGHLFRAGHQTRYLHAAPMFHLADLAAWGAATLLGGTHVIVPRFDPSAVFAAVESQRVTDVALVPTMIQAIIDHPDLSAHDLSSVRAVLYGAAPIPAAMLERAAAALPQASFTQAYGMTELAPIATLLGPEDHAEPRLLGSAGRAAPNCEVRVVDETGIEAPRGTVGEIVVRGANVMLGYWNKPAETAAALRDGWMHTGDGGYMDEAGYVFVVDRMKDMIVTGGENVYSVEVESAVARNPAVAQCAVIGIPDARWGERVHAVVVLRPGAHTSEAEVRRHAKQFIAGYKAPTSVDFVAQLPVSAAGKVLKRELRQPYWASSSRQV
- a CDS encoding nitronate monooxygenase; its protein translation is MTFTLADLEVPLVGAPMAGGPTTPALAAAVSNAGGLGFLAAGYLPAQRLATDLHAARSASTQALGVNLFVPQASVAAPEKLLRYRGELTALAERFGVEVGPPRFDDDGWSEKLEVIADLRPEVVSFTFALPQQAVLQRLRGLGMSTMMTVTSADEAAAAVAQGVDAVVVQGPEAGGHRANWNPTGRPPEQSLSALLAAVRGVVDVPIIAAGGLGGAGGVASVLAAGAAAAQVGTALLLADEAGTNPVHRTALISGDFTETAITRAFSGRFARGLRNDFMRRFDDLAPAGYPEVHYMTSPIRRAAVAAGDPAGTNLWAGTNFAAAAARPAADVIAGLTP
- a CDS encoding M16 family metallopeptidase encodes the protein MLRPPTPRADGAAHDQLAVRRTALPGGLRVVTEFVPSVRSASVGVWVGIGSRDEGPTVAGAAHFLEHLLFKATPTRTAVGMAQAMDAVGGELNAFTAKEHTCYYAHVLDCDLALAVDLVADVVLNGRCAAEDVEVERDVVLEEIAMRDDDPEDTLGDVFSSAMFGTHPVGRPVIGSVESVEAMTRNQLHSFHLRRYTPDRMVVAVAGNVDHDEVVALVREHFGARIVEGRNAAAPRVGSGRVSGLPALELVSRDAEQTHLMLGVRAPGRNWKHRWALAVLNNALGGGLSSRLFQQIRESRGLAYSVYSMVDTFADTGTLSMYAGCLPERFDEVVTVALDVLEDIATDGITEEECRIAKGSLRGGLVLGLEDSASRMHRIGRSEINYGKHRSLDETLAQIDAVRLDEVNAVARQLLTKPFGAAVLGPCSSTRALPHRLRARAGTR